agaaacaaatctttgactatacTAGCCCATCTAATTGGAAAtattacaatctcccacttgggcagcatatgttaTAAGTTTTGGATTTTAAAACTTATTTAAAACAACTTTCtggtttagataaactgaatgtgaccacaaacaaaaacagtgttgatggagtgcaccttaaaccaaatgccttggtctgaatgagaattacaaacacctaACAATATTGATCATCACATTTAAAGAGATATGAGACCAAACACATCAAAGTACTCATAACCTCACCGACTTGAGctaaacagtatgaaagtgtggtatgaaaacaacatgcaatagtgatcatcatgtctatttccaaattggtctaGGCTCagaaaccaaatgagccctatgagacagatactgaaggtctcattaactacaaacGTCTCCCAAATGCTCAAATTTCAATCAAGGAAGCTCATTGGAACTGGGTCCGAATGTCCCAAAACACTAgtactagacctcaatcaatcGAGTCTTTACTAGCTACTGGATGTATGtatattgactggaacctcagataccaaATGTGTAGCCCAGGCAAtagcacttccacttccactactATTAGCACTAGTGGTAGCCCTACATACAGCAATTTTTCCCTTGCTCTAACCAGGACCAGCACCATATGGTTGTAGAGCCTGTTGACATTGTCCAGTAGGTTCATCATCAAGTTCACCATCTCTATCATTAACCAGACTGCTAGGGAACCGGTTAACTGTAAATTCATCGGTTGCAGACTTGCTGtgaacaatgtcatccacatatatatttatcatatcaCAACTATGCAAGCCAAACAACTCATACACTGATGGATCATCTGTTACATCCcttatctcattgtttggtagTATACACTTCACTTTGAAAACTACATTGTGACCCATAGGCACATGTGTGATGAGTTCATTGTAGATGTCATACACCATGTCCAAATAGCCATATAAGTCTGGATCAACAATTTTAACTACAGTCTTCCCACTCCAATGGTATTCAATAGCACACTTAACAttcattgctaaaaaaaaatcagatgtgaaaacagagaaaatcagTAACATTATTTAATACTCATCGATACAATATGTGGAATGGCCTTTCAGGATCACAAGTTGCCAAATAAGTTATCTTTGTCATGGTAGAGGTTGAGAATGAAATTAGGAACTGACTactaagaagagaaactaaatGCACTCCCAAACAAGCTAAAGCATTAGAATGGTAAACTCTTCATCAAACATTTCAGATAATACACAAGTTAAATCATTTatacatccaaaaaagaaatttccaaatcaaaatcaaggacCAATCATAGCAATGCATAATACATAGAACCTAATCATAGGATTTTTCAAATATCAActatttttccatatatattttctcataacaaaataatttggttaactcatcaatccaaacttaacataaataactgatcttttctaattcttttttatttttttttcccaaaaatgatCAATAATTTCATAATCTACCCTCATATGTGAATAAAAACAGCATTTGGGATAGATAGATATGATATGGATTCCTCTAACAGAATCTTTCACTTCcaaaagattttcaaaactaCCTACCAATATTGGATTTAAATCTGTCCATGTGAATCAAAAATACAGATTAAGCAAATCCAGAGAATTCAATTCATACATTCAATAAGCTCCTTCATTTTCTGAATCATTTAACAACAACAATCgccaaatcaaatctaaatatataagaaaatgaTGTCAAAATCTCAACATATGGGCACATATCGCAAGATCATCACCCCAATCATGGGATGATTCTCTGTGCTGCAaaatctcatcatcatcttttagagatttacaCTAATTAATCAATCCAAACTGAAAAACACCCCAATCGTGGGATGATTCTCATGGATAGCGaaatctcatcatcatcttctagaGATTTACACTACTTAATCAATCCGaactgaaaaattaaaaatctccATCTCCAATATTCCATAGGATATAAACCCTAGAttaaccaaggaagaagaaccctaaatgtctaagaagaagaagctaaaccctacataccttgggagaggttcggacgccggaggggggagaggtTCCCACGCTGAAGGGAAGAGCTTTGCACGCCGGAGGGATGGATCGAGTTGTAGGTTACCGtaccgtcttcttcttcttcttgtttgaccgagtgagtgagaggagtgagatgggagatgggagatgggtttagaagaagcaaataaaagagagggcaatattgtcctctcacaataagtgggggtattttgggtatattgtaaaaaaactaacaggttttcattcatttaacacggtcggctaacggcagggaccgatttggaattttttgaatttttagggggtggctttgacttTTCGAAAAGtttagggggtggcgttgaataaggaccaaagttcagggggtgcaATACAATTTTCtctatattatataatatacaATAAATATAACTAAAAGGGTAATCGATTAAGGGAAATAATCCCTTCTTCCCAAAACGAAAACAACAGAAGCTGAGAAAGTCACTCTGCAACTTATAAAACGGAGTACGCATCAGCTATCCTGGTTACCGTCAACTACCCAAAACCTTGGTGAATCTCAAACACACTTCGGCAAACGAAACCCTTTTCAAagttgccaaaaaaaaatttgcagcCAAGGATGAGGAAGAAAACCCTTGCAGGTTTCAAAAATCCATGTCGCTCATGGTGGCCAAACACTATTGCCGCCTGACGTCGACTAAAGCAACAAAAATTTTTGAGATAAGGGTCTTCGAAAACGCCATTACAGATGGTCTCAAGGTCcgattcataaaaaataataataataaaaataaaaataaaataccaacaAATCATCAAGTATATTTTATAAACCGCTACTAGTGGTTCCAAAACACCAATTGATTTGCCTATATAGGGTTTATAAGTACTACTGCAGATGCCTTTGATTACATGTGAAGGGCAGATGTGAAGAGATGGCAGCATGCAAGCATGTGCggctgaaaaaaaatatgtcaggaaaaaaaaaaacttttatgcAGGTAACGATGATTGAAACTTTCAttcatacaataaaaaaaaaaattttgcaacTCATCGTCTCCATGAATCACTctaataccattgatagaaaatatacttgTAATACATCACATGGAAATCAGATAAGTATGCAATAACAAATACATAGTCAGATTTTAGGCATActtgaatccatggctgaagaataacaacTCCTCAAAAAGCTTCTCCTATGCTCCTTGAACAACACGATCATTGTTGGTGATAattatatataggggtgagggtagagACCAACCCTACAATAAAATTAGgatttcctccccattaaggaaacaataccttagatccacacatagtaatatatattttataccattaaggtgtgttaataaaatccaatatcttcatagagatcacttactatATTGGAtcatttctgcttactccatctgtagtcaacaccactaaacctgttttttagaaacaaatctttgactatgctagcccatcTATTTGGAAATCTTACAAGTCCTACTTGTGATTCAGACATTTAACTCCCAAAACCTTCCCGCTTGTGCAAATCACAATGGGTTATAGAACAGTATTAGCCTCAATGAAATGATTATCTGACATTCTCTGATATTCATTTTACAATTCCAAGCTCAATGGTGCAACCACAGACTGCAAACGCAATTCATAATGAGGATTTTGAAGCTCTGTTGTCCCATTTTGAGAGAGGACAAACTTGAAGGTACTGCATTTCCCTAAAGGGAAGGTTTGATCACATCTAGGTCCATCTCCTCTCTTATTGATATAACCAGGATAATCTTCTATCTTGAAATCAGTACACTCAATCAGTGCTAGTGAGTACTTGTAAGCAAGTTGTTTAAGATTCCAATTGCAAAATGGGACTTTATTCTTGTGGTTTATATGGATCTCAACAAAAGGCCTAAGCATACCCCCTGCATTCCTGAAAAAACCTTTCACCAAACTCTTGTGCATCCTGTATATATTAAAACACTAAGTTTATTAGTGGaacttttttttcaaaaccaGTGGCCAAAACTGAAGTTGGGTTGACGTGGATGATAGAAATAATAATCCTATACCGGAAGTAATCCGACGTGAAGACCTATAGGCATTTGGGcatactttctttttttctatgcAACTGGGCACCTGGTGGCACCGGGACTCTCCTTAATAGTTAACTTCTGAGGATAAgttcttaaataaaaaaatttagctGCTGCCAGGTTTTGCATGGATTGCAGCTACCAGAATCCACCATTCCCTTGGCTGCTATGAGGGGTTGCAGAGTCCCGGCATCAGCTTAGTTTCGTTAATGCAGATCGGTATGAAGTTTCATGTTGGTTGCATCTACATTGTGCAGAAGGGTTGCTCCCAGTTTCTCTAAGATTTCCAAATTCTCCTTTCTCATACTTGCTTATAACAGAATCTGCTTGAGGAAATCACTTTATGATCTCAACTCTCAAAGGATATCCAGAAAAGagtacagagagagagagagagagagagagagagtaccatATGAGTCGAGGGAGGTGGCGACGATGTTGGAGGCAGAACCGAATGACAGTGCGAGATATAATGAGAAAGAGAAGTCTCCTTCTCCGACTAAGAGGATTTGATGAGAGGAAGAGTAGTGTTTCAACCATCCATTACTGTGTATTTGTCCCACCGCCATCGATGCCACCTTCGCCATTAACGTTTCTATCTCAGGGAAGGGATTGTTGCCTACTGATGAGACATCACTATATCAGTAACAGTGCTGTTCGATCATGGTTACGTCTCCTTACAAGACAGTGGAAGAAAGCAAACTCTGTATTCATTATATATAGTATGATTTTAGGGAGATCAATAGCCGTCGGAAACGATTCGAATACAGAAGAAGTTGTTGATGGgcggggaaagagagagagagagagacggcaTGAGATTGAAACATTAGCGTAGCGGTAATTAATCCTTCTTGGTAGTCGATATGATTTCATAATGAATGGGATTTTTGACACGGAGGCATGATACATTGAAATCTTATACGCAGTCATTGTTTTAACTGATGGGTATACTGG
This DNA window, taken from Macadamia integrifolia cultivar HAES 741 unplaced genomic scaffold, SCU_Mint_v3 scaffold2274, whole genome shotgun sequence, encodes the following:
- the LOC122066161 gene encoding heavy metal-associated isoprenylated plant protein 41-like, giving the protein MAKVASMAVGQIHSNGWLKHYSSSHQILLVGEGDFSFSLYLALSFGSASNIVATSLDSYDSVISKYEKGEFGNLRETGSNPSAQWGMLRPFVEIHINHKNKVPFCNWNLKQLAYKYSLALIECTDFKIEDYPGYINKRGDGPRCDQTFPLGKCSTFKFVLSQNGTTELQNPHYELRLQSVVAPLSLEL